A region from the Candidatus Effluviviaceae Genus V sp. genome encodes:
- a CDS encoding oxidoreductase, translating into MKNIYRPIESVIEEIKPETPTITTYRFRPKEPLTFEAGQFVELTVPGVGEAPFTPS; encoded by the coding sequence ATGAAGAACATCTACCGACCCATAGAGAGCGTCATCGAGGAGATCAAGCCGGAGACCCCGACCATCACGACGTACCGGTTCCGTCCGAAGGAGCCGCTGACGTTCGAGGCCGGTCAGTTCGTCGAGCTCACCGTGCCCGGCGTCGGGGAGGCGCCGTTCACACCGTC